The DNA region aagtatgtaggtgctcattaagggaatgagttcactgaacacaatcgaacgagagtacttgcatggaggtctactcacatgtcaagcaagtaactctaaaggttggaataatgtaagtagtcctttgacctgaggcatcgtcgttgtcttgtggttaagtacttgatctttgattatgtcaaaagtcactctatcagaatgtcaacggcatagttggggttaagccacttagtcatgaaggcaagtgtatgcgcaacaaggaatctctaatcctcgataagagaggaagaatactctaagatatgattcgggaatcttcggccgaagtatcgagcgtaataaaggaaagcgttcctatacgactcaattgaatcatataagaaggaataatcacattaggggtttgacataatatatccataccctagtaatgtgattgagagtattgttttagagaatgattgaattacattgtaattccaactgaataggttctccgaataaacttctacattagcttgggtagctatgacatatggttagatgtcactcatagcttgtgagttcttctagatgattaaatgtagtcgtcaaagaagttttaattcactaagtgattgaattaaatataatcaattggattgatgccaatcacctcactgccttgctaattagaacctaaaagattgttcaccaatacactattgtagtgagtaactaatggatgatggaaataattaattggattaattaagtgttgtaattaatttagaaaggccggccaccttaggggtgtttttactaacacatctttcacccttttggttattccttcatccttctcactacactagtgggtgaggatctttagaggtttcctactttggaaacttgaagagaacctaggagcactcattctaacaaagtggaggaggcaaggagggaagctaggctcaaggagttcaaggaacaaagggttTGGAGGTGGtcaatccttggtctcaagtctagagcaagaggtataagactaaaccttcactttgttctttttctctaaattttatttgatgcattatatatataaacctatgaaccttgaaggggatttgcatgactataactttgataatttgttataaatgcttccgctgctttcgtatattaaatttaatttgtatatgcatgatagtcatttagaaatcccatacatgaatctcatagatttcccttcaccTAGAAATATTGTAATCTCAACTGGTCCACAGTCCTAGCTGTGAATATTATCTTGAGCCCCACAAGGAAGGCAGAAGCACTCATCTTCTCAGAAAACCAATCACGTCTCACATACAAGCCAAAAAAATATATcttagtacataatattttatttggAATTACCGAATTATCTTCAAACAAAATTGGTTAAAATTGTATTACTGACCACCGtcaagggtttagggtttagggtttaggatttaAGATTTAGGGAGGGATAACCCTAAGTCCAACTCCAACTACTGCTTCTAAATTCCATCGACTCCGATCCGACTCGGACTCCGACTAGTATTATGTTCCCTCCTTAATTATGATGATATATACCATTCATTCGTTCATTTCATTTAATATGGTCACCCTTTCCTTTATTAAAGAATCAAGGGGAGATGAAGGAGTAAGGGAGAAGCAATCCTACCTAGGACTAATAACTTCTGGTTTGATACAATGGTACATCATACATTGCCTGCCTATCTTCCATGCCATTAATACCGACATTTAATTCTCTTTTCTTCCTATTTACTATTTTCTTCTTTCCCCCCAAATTTATTCTATCCTTCTTAacttcatattatatatatatatatacacgcggCCCAGACCAAGCTAAGCTAGGGTACATCCATCCTCTTGTAAGTTATACTTGTTTGAATATGCATACAAGAAGTAGGAAAAACGTGAGAGTGGAAGAATTGTCGTTGCCTTTGGGAGAATGTATGTCCACTTTTAACCTAGAGAAAGCAGTATGCAACCACGGTTTCTTCATGATGGCTCCAAACCGATGGGTTCCGTCCTCAAAAACACTCGAACGCCCGCTAAGACTTGCAGACTCCACCACATGCGTCACCGTTTCAATCCAACATCCTCCTAATCACACCTCTCTCCTTATTCAAGTCTATGATCACATTCATAACCTCTCATTTGCAGATAAGGATGCTATACTGCAACAAGTGCGTCGAATGCTAAGGATATCGAAGAAAGATGAAAGGGCCATAAGGGAGTATCACGAAGTGCATCCGGAAGCGAAGGAGAAGGGCTGTGGTCGAGTTTTCCGGTCCCCTACTCTCTTTGAAGACCTTGTCAAGTGTATCCTCCTCTGTAACACCAAGTAATATTAATCCACTACTACATATATTCTCATAATATATACTATGATCatgtagggtttagggtttgagagttttgagtttgtttttgcaagttttgagtttgttttcgCAAGTTTTGAGTTTGATTTTCAAGTTTTGAGTTCTCTACCCTATCCACCTCCCTTAAAATGTAATAACACATTGGAGAGTcactaacaattttttttttccacttatattatgacacaTGGTCTACTAACTTGTATTACGAGCACATAAGAAATCTTTCCATGTGTCCAATCCGACACATGTTACtgaactaatttattttattttaatacaaTGACTATAACTACAGTAAAGAGTTGTGAATTTGAACAAAGCTAACAATAGAGTTACTATAATAATTTTGTTCAAACTTGTCATTCAGACAACagtgaaacttaaaaacacttttgcaaaagaaacatatatatatatatatatatatatatatatatatatatatgcgtgtgtgtgtgtatttcaaAGTCTGGTGTTGGAGTGAAATTTTATACGTGATTTTCGTAATTGCATGACTAATTTTTTCAATCCCCAATTGGCAATATGTGCGTAGGTGGTCAAATACATTACAAATGGCTCGATCCCTTTGTGAGCTTCACACTCAAGTATGCAATAACAATAATGCTCCGGCAAAGCAAAAGCAGCCAATCAAcctaaagagaaaaaaagaaatgttATCTAACACATGGTCGCCATGCAAACTTAACCATCAATTCAGTGACGATGGATCTTCATTTGGGAACTTTCCAAACGCACAAGAACTTGCAGGACTTGATCTGGATACTTTACAAAACTGCAGTACTAGCGTTCTTGGCTACAGAGCGAACACCATTCTGAAACTTGCCAAGATCATGCGACTTGATGATGAACTAGGGTTTCAAGAATCCCTCAACATCGGCTTCAACGACATGTTTCAAAAGTTGAAGGAAATCAAAGGGTTTGGTTCGTTTTCATGCGCCAATGCACTCATGTGCATGGGATATTATCATAAAGTGCCAACAGATACTGAAACTATAAGGCACCTACAGCAGGCTAGTTacttgcatacacacacacacacacacacacacacacacacactctcttgCAGTAGCTAGCCATCCCGTTAGTtacctctttttttcttttatcttaaATTAACGAATCATTCTTTTTTTCAGGTTCATGGGAGGAAGGATTGTGACAAAACAAGCGCCGGAAAAGATGCGGAAGAAATTTATGATAAGTATGCACCGTTCCAGTGCCTGGCATATTTGTAAGTGTATGCATAAACCATACATATAGATATAATGTAGCATACAAGATGCTTAATTAGGCTGTCTAATTGTGAATGTTGACTATTAAGTAtgtaaaaacccaaatttttatGTTAGTTATTAGTATTTGATTAAttggttttattattattattttattttataattagttattttgggtttattatgaatttttctttttatttgtttttattattggtttgtttaaattaaaaaaaaaaaagataaaataagctTTTGTCGTGAGTGGCGTATGTAATATGTCTTAAAAATGTTCTTATTTTCCAATAAATGTAAAACCCCACGATTTGGTGTTTCAGGTCGGAGCTCTTGGATTCATACGAAGGCAAATTTGGGAAGCTGAGTGAATTGCCTGCCTCTAGCTATCATATAATCAGTGGCAGGCTTGAGAGAAAGGGGGAAGAGAAGACCATGATGAATTAATGATTATTTCTCATATGGGTATATCTAGTTCAATAATAATCTTTCAGTGTTGTTATGATACTCACAGAAATTCATGAAACGATGTTTTATTCATCTTcttggtttttatttctttcaacACCTCGtccaaatttacaaaatttctCACATGCTTTTGTAATGCATCTATAATGTCTCCTATTTAACATTTTGTGATCATAACGAAACGAACTGGTTGAGCCCGCAGTGCATTGCACATAACCAACAGCCTCAATCTAAACCAAGTACAAATATTTAGAACAAATTAAGAGAAAGACCTAAGAGGGTGGTGTAAATGAGAGCTGCACACTTGTTTAGCACATGCATGAGGGATTGAGATCATAAGAGTTTATGTATGACAATACTTGTTGGTTATTAAGGAATGTACAAAGACTAAGATATAACCTAAAGAAGTACCGGTGCAATTGGTGTTAACCATTCTGATATGGATGCTTTGGATATTAGTAATAAGGATTATCAAAGCTGATGACTTTGATAAGGATTACATGATGGGAAGTATCCTTGTCAAAGACCACTgtttacattataaataaaggaTCCCTGCTGTCGCAAATACACGCAAACAGAAAGATCAAGCCCCATTGATTGATAGTGCATATAGATAGTGTTGAGAGGAGAAGAACCTTTATTTTCTGCAGCAATGACTTCGCAAGGTCAGTGATTATTTGGATATGTTAAGTTCGTTTGTTTCCGCTATATTTAAACTTACAGGTGGTggtgtagacatgtaaatttcgttgcatacaaatgatgcatcacaaagctccatgtggcatatgactcatcacaaatggacaagtaatcaatgacatgtggcacaaattaAGTAAAGGAAGCTTAAAAGCATTCATAAAAGGTGGCAAAGGGGAAGAAATCTCCTTAAAATCGGCAAGGGGCCCAAATTGCTCCCAAAACAGGAAAGAAAGCTAaaacatcttcacaaaacaagcaagaattaaagattgctcacaaaataagCAAGAAAGCCCTATCGGCTAAGGAAGGAAAATGGTTGAAACAAGAGACaattcaaagccaaatccacctAAAGACATGGCtttggaagtctataaatacaaggtcccagGACAAATAAAGGGtcgacaatttctacattgaagGGCCGAAATTCTCATAAAAGGAGAACctttgccaaatctttgaagactaatatgcTACCAAAGCTCTCTTCAAAGAACGCACAACCAAAACTGAAACTTTATTTTGACCAAAACTGaaactttcttttgaccaaagtAAATCGTTTAATCATTCGtctgagatcaagtcatcgcgatCCTTGGATTAATAATCaaccatctacatcaaatttgaagactgaatcaaaggaaaattgtaaatagagattgtaaccctacaaattcatcaatacaaatctactttggaCACGTGTTCTCATTGCATTCGTTACAGAATTTTTGTGATTACAAATTTGGCAAGCTCGGTGGGACCTTTCTACCTCTCATCTTTGTCTTCAAATCCATAAGAAACACACATGGCATCAAGAAAGGATCAAGTTGTTGCCACAATCAATATGAAGAACAAGAACATCATTGCCGCAGGTGGTGGTACTTTGGGTGTCACAACTCGAGGAGGCATTCCTAGTCGTTGACTTCTAATGCTGACTCAAGCAGCAGCTTGTATCCTGTAGCCATGCAAGTTATGACTACTGGTGCGACGTCTATCGAGGAGCAGTTGGCCCAAATGAACGAAGCAATTGTAAAGCTGACAAAGACCGTAGAGGAAAATGACTTGCAGACCGCTACACTCGTCAACCGTCTGGAGGCACAACACAATGAGAAAGCTGACCTAAAGGTTGATTCGCCAAAGGAGGAAATTGACGAGAAAGAGAAGCCTCTGGTGGAGAAAGCTGAGGAGAAGTTGGAGGTGGACAAAGCTGCGACGCTTATGAGATCTCTTTCTTTCCAACAGCTGCAACAGATGATCACAAGCACCATCGAGGTGCAATAcgaaggaagctcacatgactCAGTGTTGTATTCAAAACCTTACTAAAAAGATTGACGCCTTGAGGATGCCAAGGGTTTATCAGCCGCCaaaattcatgcaattcaaTGGAAAAGGCAATCCCAAACAACATATTGCCCATTTCATCAAAACTTGCAACAATGCTGGGATAGAGGGAAACTACCTCGTTAAGCAGTTTGTGTGCTCACTAAAAGGTAACACTTTTGATTGGTATACTAACCTCGAGCCTGAGTACATCAACAATTGGGATTAGcttgaaagggaattcctcaaccgcttctacaacaCTCGCCACACCATAAGCATGCTGGAGTTGAAGAgtacaaagcagtggaaggacgaaccTGTCGTTGACTACATTAatagatggcgttcattaagtTTGGATTGCAAAGATCGACTTTCTGAAACCTCCACCATTGAGATGTGagttcaaggcatgcactgggTGTTACATTAAATCCTCCAAGGCATAAAGCCGAGAACGTTTGAGGAGTTGGCAACTCGGTCCCATGACATAGAGCTGAGTATTGCTAATCATGGGAAAAAAGAGCCAATCAcggacttcaagaaggataaggtgtttgCTCCAAAGgtagacaagactgggaagaagcccgccaaggaagcttttaccGTCAACACTACTCCTATCAAGACCTCCTATGTGTCCgtcaagatctcctccaaaaacaaaaagaaggagATGAAGAGAGGTGAGCCTTCTCGCACTTAAGACAGGACCAAAAATACGTTGAGGGAGCTGGAGCAGAAGAcatacccttttcctgactctgAGATGGCTtcaatgttagacgacttgaTGGAAAAGAAAGTGATCGAGTTACCTGAATGTAAGCGCCCCGAAGAGATGAATTGCGTTaacgatcctaggtactgcaaA from Malus domestica chromosome 01, GDT2T_hap1 includes:
- the LOC103448172 gene encoding uncharacterized protein gives rise to the protein MAPNRWVPSSKTLERPLRLADSTTCVTVSIQHPPNHTSLLIQVYDHIHNLSFADKDAILQQVRRMLRISKKDERAIREYHEVHPEAKEKGCGRVFRSPTLFEDLVKCILLCNTNTSVLGYRANTILKLAKIMRLDDELGFQESLNIGFNDMFQKLKEIKGFGSFSCANALMCMGYYHKVPTDTETIRHLQQVHGRKDCDKTSAGKDAEEIYDKYAPFQCLAYLSELLDSYEGKFGKLSELPASSYHIISGRLERKGEEKTMMN